CTGCCTGGCAAGGTATCTCTCATCAGGGGAGTGCTGTGCATTGTGGCTGTGGCCCAGGGGCTGTGTTCTCTGCCCACAGGCTTAGGAGGCTGCTTGGTGGTAGCAGCATACAGGATTTACCGGCTGAGGTCTCGTGGTTCCACCAAGATGTCCATACACCTGATTCACACCCGAGTGGCAGCGCAGGCCTGTGCAGTGGGTGCAATCATGCTAGGTGAGTAGCTTTGTGGGGTCGCAGGAGAATGAGGGCAAAACCGATCAAGCAGTTTGTAGGTCTTTAAGTCCCAACAGTTAAAAGTACTgtgcttggctgggtgcagtggttcacgcctgtaatcccaacactttgggaggccgaggcgggcagatcatgaggtctggagagcgagaccatcctggacaacatggtgaaaccccgtatctactaaaaatacaaaaattagctgggcgtggcagcaggtgcctatagtcccagctaactcgggaggctgaggcaggagaattgcttgaacctgggaggtggaggctgcagtgggctgcgatccgccactgcactccagcccgggtgacagtgagactccgtctcaaaaaaaaaaaaaaaaaaaaaagactgtgactTAAGTTCCTGTTCTGGGCTCCACATCACGTCCTTGGTGAAGCCCCTATACTGAGCCATCTTCCCTGTTTAGGCTCCTGTCCCAGGCCTATGGGGACAGTGTCTCATGACAGTTTGCCCTAGGGGTGAGAAAAATCATGCAACAGAACATATGTTGAATTTCTCTTCCTCTTGAGATTAAAAAGCAGACAGCCACTTGCTAACTGTGTGACAGTGGACAAATCTTTctcactaagcctcagtttcctgatgtgTAACATGACAATAACCACCCCGGGCTTGCCTACCTTGCAGGCTGCTGTGAGGTTTCTCAGATACACAATATATGTGAAAGTGTTCTGTGAACTGTCAGATAGGTGGTTTCGCCAGGCTGTGTGGTCAGATGCTTGAAGCAGCTGTTGGGACCTGGGGCAGAAAAATGAGCGGGAAGCTGGACTCTCAAGGGAGCAGCTAGAGGTGAACCCCTGGGATGCCTGAGAGAGCCAGAGGACAGGTGAAGGGGTTGATGCCAAAgggcattatttcttttctctcacaCAGGTGCTGTGTACACAATGTACAGCGATTATGTCAAGAGGATGGCACAGGATGCTGGAGAGAAGTAAGACTCCTATAAGAGCCGGGGCTGTCCGACTCCCCTAAATCAATCTCTGGTACATTCCTAATAAAGCAGTTTTGAGGAAAATCAACAGACTCTTTTTCACTGGGGGAGAACAGAGTAAGGGACTGGCGGTAGCTGGGGAGAGGACTTGGAGTAAATGGCTGGAAATCAAAGTGCTCTGGCCCCCTACTCCAGGGCAAGGGAGATTCTTAGGGGAGGCAGCAGTTTCCTGAGGAGGTGGTGGGGTAGACCTCTGATCCCATGAACCCAACAACTCCCAAGCCATCTTAGGTCCCACCCAGAAGCAGCATGGAGTGGGAGCAAGGGGGCAATAATGGGGCCTTGGCGCTCATGGGAACGCTGAATTAAAAGGCAGGCGGCTTCCCTGGGGACCCAGGCAGGAAGGAGGCTGCAGCTGGAAGCACAGGCAGTGAAGCCTCTTGGGAGATGACATATATTCACAGTGTAAGCACCAGACGGGGCAGGGGAGACGAGGATGAAAGGAGCAGAGCAAGACAGAGGTCAGAATGTTCTGTTCACTTGCAAACCATGGCTAAGGTCAAActtgtagaaaataaaatcccatgTAAATCCCAAAGATAGTGCCCCTTGGGGTTTCATCCCCTTCTCTTTCTGTGAGCCCAAGCTCCTCTCTTTTCCTTGGGAATGGAGCCCGGCAGAGGCCACAGAAGGAAGCAGGAGGCCAAATGCTCCTCTCTCACTGGGGCTCTGGGTTGGAGGTTGGTGAGTTGTTCAAGATGGCAACAGCAGCTTCCAGACTCTGACAACACGAAGGCCACGTCTCATACGAGGTCTCAGCTTCAAGTACAGGAGTTGCAGCCCACTGTAGGGAGCAAAAGCTCCCAGGAGTCCATGCACTCACATGGGGTAATTGAGTACAACATCCTGTTTGGCAAGTTCCAGCAACATAGGATCATCGAAGAATTTGCTGATGCTGACATCTTCACTGAGGCCCTGCAGGGAATGGGGCAAATACAAGAAAGCCTGAGGTGGTCGCAGACTGAGCGAGGAGACTATCCAAGACCTGTGCTCAGTGGGGAGGCTAGTGGTGGCTGGAATGTAGGTGGTGGTGTTTCAGGAGCCCTGCCTTTAGGGTACTATCACATGGGAGGATAAGGCTCTCCTTTCCCAACGAGATTGGGGCCCAGGTCTGGTTGCCTAAGGAGTATACAGATCATATCTCTACATTGGAAAAGTGTCCCTTAGGAAAAGGggccaaaagaaagagagagagatcctgcTTCTGAGAGTCTTGGGGGGTTGAGGGATGGCAACAGGCCCAAGGGAGACATACCTTCCTACGGCGGGTTTTGATCATGAATTCCCGGGCCAGGTGAGGAGCTGGCTGTGGCTCCAGGGGGCGGATGACAATGCTCTTGTCCAGAGGATCACCAGGCACAATCTAAAAGGCAAAGGAATTTCAGATGGCCCAGGCAGAATTCTCAGAAGATTCAGGCCCAGAAGCAGgactcttcttatttattttcttcttaaatttattacttattattatttttttgagacggagtttcgctcttgtctcccaggcccgagtacaatggcatgatcttggctcaacgcaacctccacctcccgggttcaagcgattctcctgcctcagcctcccaagtagctgggattacaggcatgcaccaccacacctagctaattttgtatttttagtacagatggggtttctccatgttggtcaagctggtctcaaactcctgacctcaggtgacctgcccgcctcggcctcccaaagtgctgggattacaggtgtgaaccacca
The sequence above is drawn from the Symphalangus syndactylus isolate Jambi chromosome 20, NHGRI_mSymSyn1-v2.1_pri, whole genome shotgun sequence genome and encodes:
- the HIGD1B gene encoding HIG1 domain family member 1B; this encodes MSANRRWWVPPDDEDSVSEKFLRKTRESPLVPIGLGGCLVVAAYRIYRLRSRGSTKMSIHLIHTRVAAQACAVGAIMLGAVYTMYSDYVKRMAQDAGEK